The following proteins come from a genomic window of Musa acuminata AAA Group cultivar baxijiao chromosome BXJ1-7, Cavendish_Baxijiao_AAA, whole genome shotgun sequence:
- the LOC135679402 gene encoding non-specific lipid transfer protein GPI-anchored 1-like, whose amino-acid sequence MAGSTVSFVLSFILLFSAIGLSTCEDSSIQQKCSQEFTKVTSCMDYATAKASAPSSSCCSAVTDIRNADAVCLCYIIQQTHGGSSTIKSLGLQFDRLLQLPDACKLANTSVSNCPKLLKLSPSSPDYAIFMNATKANFSSGGSANVTPTSNGFMCRVRLDGSIAITLVSAIFFSVFSIGA is encoded by the exons ATGGCTGGTTCCACTGTCTCCTTTGTCCTATCTTTCATCCTCCTGTTCTCTGCAATAGGGTTGAGTACCTGTGAGGACTCCTCCATCCAGCAGAAGTGCTCACAGGAGTTCACCAAGGTGACCTCATGTATGGACTATGCCACTGCCAAGGCCAGTGCACCATCGAGCTCATGCTGCAGTGCAGTGACGGACATCAGAAACGCTGATGCTGTCTGCCTCTGCTACATCATACAGCAGACCCATGGTGGATCATCTACCATCAAGAGTCTTGGGCTGCAGTTCGACAGGCTCCTCCAGCTCCCAGATGCTTGCAAGCTTGCCAACACCAGCGTCAGTAACTGCCCAA AGCTTCTGAAATTATCTCCTAGCTCACCAGACTATGCTATCTTCATGAATGCTACAAAAG CTAACTTCTCATCCGGTGGATCCGCAAATGTGACCCCCACTTCCAATGGATTCATGTGCCGGGTCCGCCTTGATGGTAGTATTGCCATTACCTTGGTATCTGCTATCTTCTTTTCTGTTTTTTCGATAGGAGCTTGA
- the LOC135679401 gene encoding palmitoyl-acyl carrier protein thioesterase, chloroplastic-like isoform X2 produces the protein MACSSSSPPSIEHGYSGKTITPSMAMLMSATSGRGSSLHLRRPWPVKKGEASSATATAVVGWQRKGKVKGLCAEVSGGGRNQVSVDRVNGRKVNGVVHGGEAPSSMGTGTAVFGAGDGGGMVSVNAFKLGRFVEDRFVYRQTFVIRSYEIGPDKTATMETLMNLLQETALNHVMSSGLASDGFGATHEMSLRKLIWVVTRINIQVDKYSRWGDVVEIDTWVAASGKNGMRRDWIIRDYSTQQIITRATSNWVMMNRETRRLSKTPEQPRWSDMDVNQHVNNVKYIGWILESVPMNVLEDYHLTSMTLEYRRECRQSNLLESLTSMTTGETEEYPTSISSCKAVLGSTHLLRLQEDKAEIVRARAEWQRKDCI, from the exons ATGGCgtgctcctcttcctctcctccatCCATTGAG CATGGATACTCCGGTAAGACAATAACTCCATCGATGGCAATGCTGATGTCGGCGACCTCCGGTAGAGGCAGCAGCTTGCACCTACGTAGGCCATGGCCGGTGAAGAAGGGAGAAGCTTcgtctgcgactgcgactgctgtCGTCGGCTGGCAAAGGAAGGGGAAGGTAAAGGGATTGTGCGCGGAGGTCAGTGGCGGTGGTAGGAACCAAGTGAGTGTGGATAGAGTGAATGGCAGGAAGGTGAATGGGGTGGTGCATGGGGGCGAGGCTCCTTCATCCATGGGGACGGGCACTGCAGTGTTTGGGGCAGGTGATGGAGGTGGGATGGTGTCAGTGAATGCCTTCAAGCTCGGGAGGTTCGTGGAGGACAGATTTGTTTACAGGCAGACCTTTGTGATCAGATCTTATGAGATTGGCCCTGACAAAACTGCAACCATGGAGACCCTCATGAATCTCCTGCAG GAGACAGCTCTCAACCATGTCATGAGCTCTGGCCTAGCCAGCGACGGGTTTGGCGCAACACATGAGATGAGCCTCAGGAAGCTTATATGGGTCGTTACTCGAATCAACATTCAAGTTGACAAGTACAGCAGATG GGGAGATGTGGTTGAGATTGATACTTGGGTTGCAGCATCTGGGAAGAACGGTATGCGCAGAGACTGGATAATCCGAGATTATAGCACCCAACAGATAATAACAAGAGCTACAAG CAACTGGGTAATGATGAATAGAGAAACAAGGAGGTTGTCTAAGACACCCGAACAG CCAAGGTGGAGCGACATGGATGTCAATCAGCATGTAAACAACGTAAAGTACATTGGATGGATTTTGGAG AGCGTGCCGATGAATGTGCTAGAGGACTATCATCTCACCAGCATGACACTTGAGTACCGCAGGGAATGCCGACAGTCTAATTTGCTTGAGTCCCTCACAAGCATGACAACAGGTGAAACCGAGGAATACCCTACGAGTATAAGTTCATGCAAAGCAGTATTGGGAAGCACACACCTGCTTCGCCTGCAAGAGGACAAAGCAGAGATAGTCCGAGCAAGAGCAGAATGGCAACGCAAGGACTGCATCTAA
- the LOC135679401 gene encoding palmitoyl-acyl carrier protein thioesterase, chloroplastic-like isoform X1 produces the protein MACSSSSPPSIEHGYSGKTITPSMAMLMSATSGRGSSLHLRRPWPVKKGEASSATATAVVGWQRKGKVKGLCAEVSGGGRNQVSVDRVNGRKVNGVVHGGEAPSSMGTGTAVFGAGDGGGMVSVNAFKLGRFVEDRFVYRQTFVIRSYEIGPDKTATMETLMNLLQETALNHVMSSGLASDGFGATHEMSLRKLIWVVTRINIQVDKYSRWGDVVEIDTWVAASGKNGMRRDWIIRDYSTQQIITRATSNWVMMNRETRRLSKTPEQVREEVKPFYLDRRVFLYGSCDNEKINKLTKDTAENIRSGLEPRWSDMDVNQHVNNVKYIGWILESVPMNVLEDYHLTSMTLEYRRECRQSNLLESLTSMTTGETEEYPTSISSCKAVLGSTHLLRLQEDKAEIVRARAEWQRKDCI, from the exons ATGGCgtgctcctcttcctctcctccatCCATTGAG CATGGATACTCCGGTAAGACAATAACTCCATCGATGGCAATGCTGATGTCGGCGACCTCCGGTAGAGGCAGCAGCTTGCACCTACGTAGGCCATGGCCGGTGAAGAAGGGAGAAGCTTcgtctgcgactgcgactgctgtCGTCGGCTGGCAAAGGAAGGGGAAGGTAAAGGGATTGTGCGCGGAGGTCAGTGGCGGTGGTAGGAACCAAGTGAGTGTGGATAGAGTGAATGGCAGGAAGGTGAATGGGGTGGTGCATGGGGGCGAGGCTCCTTCATCCATGGGGACGGGCACTGCAGTGTTTGGGGCAGGTGATGGAGGTGGGATGGTGTCAGTGAATGCCTTCAAGCTCGGGAGGTTCGTGGAGGACAGATTTGTTTACAGGCAGACCTTTGTGATCAGATCTTATGAGATTGGCCCTGACAAAACTGCAACCATGGAGACCCTCATGAATCTCCTGCAG GAGACAGCTCTCAACCATGTCATGAGCTCTGGCCTAGCCAGCGACGGGTTTGGCGCAACACATGAGATGAGCCTCAGGAAGCTTATATGGGTCGTTACTCGAATCAACATTCAAGTTGACAAGTACAGCAGATG GGGAGATGTGGTTGAGATTGATACTTGGGTTGCAGCATCTGGGAAGAACGGTATGCGCAGAGACTGGATAATCCGAGATTATAGCACCCAACAGATAATAACAAGAGCTACAAG CAACTGGGTAATGATGAATAGAGAAACAAGGAGGTTGTCTAAGACACCCGAACAGGTGAGGGAAGAGGTAAAACCCTTCTACTTGGACAGGAGAGTATTTCTTTATGGTAGTTGCGACAATGAAAAGATCAACAAATTGACCAAAGACACTGCAGAGAACATCAGATCAGGCTTAGAA CCAAGGTGGAGCGACATGGATGTCAATCAGCATGTAAACAACGTAAAGTACATTGGATGGATTTTGGAG AGCGTGCCGATGAATGTGCTAGAGGACTATCATCTCACCAGCATGACACTTGAGTACCGCAGGGAATGCCGACAGTCTAATTTGCTTGAGTCCCTCACAAGCATGACAACAGGTGAAACCGAGGAATACCCTACGAGTATAAGTTCATGCAAAGCAGTATTGGGAAGCACACACCTGCTTCGCCTGCAAGAGGACAAAGCAGAGATAGTCCGAGCAAGAGCAGAATGGCAACGCAAGGACTGCATCTAA
- the LOC135679405 gene encoding transcription factor TCP20-like: MDPKGSSKLHQEGLPQSDKREPITSSSAAAAAAAESRDLLLSAAAKDEQRRQLAPKRSSNKDRHTKVDGRGRRIRMPALCAARIFQLTRELGHKSDGETIQWLLHQAEPSIIAATGTGTIPASALAAAAAAASMSLPGATAPAGLHQKLDELGQEAGTAARPGWAVTGAANLGCSHPGLWPPLVGGFNSGFLHATATVPSSSNLSAGGGDSVSSFMQRIGLHGFELTGGNPGAVSFASMLSGHGQQLPGLELGLSQEGHIGALNPQALGQFYLQMGQGRGGVGAGGSGQFHLLHHHQHHHQQQQQQQQPAGSAENDSEGSEQ, encoded by the coding sequence ATGGATCCCAAGGGCTCCTCCAAGCTTCACCAGGAGGGCCTTCCGCAGTCGGACAAAAGAGAACCCATCACCTCCTCATcggccgcagcagcagcagcagcagaaagcAGAGACCTTTTGCTTTCCGCAGCGGCTAAGGATGAGCAAAGGAGGCAGCTTGCACCCAAGAGGAGCTCCAACAAGGACAGGCACACCAAGGTCGACGGCAGGGGAAGGAGGATAAGGATGCCTGCCCTTTGTGCCGCCAGGATCTTTCAGCTCACCCGAGAATTGGGCCACAAGTCCGATGGGGAGACCATCCAGTGGCTCCTCCATCAAGCGGAGCCCTCCATCATCGCCGCCACCGGCACGGGCACCATCCCCGCGTCAGCtctcgctgccgccgccgccgccgcatccATGTCCCTCCCGGGCGCCACCGCGCCCGCCGGCCTCCACCAGAAGCTCGACGAGTTGGGACAGGAGGCGGGAACCGCCGCCAGGCCTGGCTGGGCCGTGACGGGGGCCGCTAACCTCGGATGCTCCCATCCTGGCCTGTGGCCGCCCCTGGTGGGTGGGTTCAACTCCGGATTCTTGCATGCCACCGCCACCGTTCCCTCGAGCTCGAATCTTTCGGCCGGAGGCGGAGACTCGGTGAGCAGCTTCATGCAGAGGATCGGCTTGCATGGGTTCGAATTGACCGGCGGGAATCCGGGAGCGGTGAGCTTTGCGTCGATGTTGAGCGGGCATGGCCAGCAGCTGCCAGGGCTGGAGCTCGGCCTCTCGCAGGAGGGGCATATCGGGGCGTTGAATCCTCAGGCCTTGGGCCAATTCTATCTGCAGATGGGTCAGGGAAGGGGAGGAGTTGGTGCTGGTGGAAGTGGGCAGTtccatcttcttcatcatcatcagcatcatcatcagcagcagcagcagcagcagcaaccggCTGGATCTGCAGAGAACGATTCAGAGGGATCAGAACAGTAG